One Flagellimonas sp. CMM7 genomic region harbors:
- a CDS encoding bifunctional alpha,alpha-trehalose-phosphate synthase (UDP-forming)/trehalose-phosphatase, producing the protein MSKTIIISNRLPVQLQISDGGLTAIPSVGGLATGMKSVHSGGESLWVGWSGLTDEETPAALEGEIDKALKKHGCAKVNLTEKDIEGFYFGFSNRTVWPLFHYFLEYSEFELEFWDSYKAVNQKFANAIIEKSNEEDTIWVHDYQLMLVPQMVKEKRPNTSIGFFLHIPFPSYEIFRTLPWREEILEGLLGSDLIGFHTYDYERHFLSSVRRLLGLEVSFNDIHLDNRVIKVDSFPMGIDYKKFKDAAISHGKNTKEKRSDFQQKLDSHKASAPDTKLILSIDRLDYSKGIAKRINAFEYFLNKYPEYKEKVRLIILAVPSRSNVPQYQLLKKEIDELVGRINGELSTVNWTPIWYFYRSLPFENLIDLYASSDIAWLTPLRDGMNLVAKEYVATRIDKTGVLILSEMAGSAYEMNEALLINPNNFEQQADTLKSAINMPKEEQIARNMFLQNRLERYNVEVWANEFMNSLKQKREVIDTFVSQKISENILGKIDSQYSKAKKRLLFLDYDGTLVGFHKDPQKASPDEELYTLLDKLHNQKDTTLFLISGRDKQTFTQWFVPKKYNMIVEHGVWISRGGEEFKLLEKVKGDWMEKIRPVLESFVDRTPGSFIEEKNYSMAWHYRNTDPDFGTKRATELNTVLTSLIGNDDISVLNGNKVMEVKSSNVNKGRASVRILGEDNYDFVFAIGDDWTDEFMFQELPDSAVTIKVGLKKTQAKYHVENTKRVRELLKRFVE; encoded by the coding sequence ATGAGTAAAACTATAATTATTTCCAATAGGCTGCCAGTACAATTGCAAATAAGTGACGGCGGCCTAACCGCTATTCCCAGTGTTGGTGGGTTAGCCACAGGAATGAAATCTGTGCATAGTGGAGGGGAAAGTCTTTGGGTTGGCTGGTCCGGGCTTACGGATGAAGAGACACCCGCAGCACTTGAAGGTGAAATAGACAAGGCTTTGAAAAAACATGGCTGTGCTAAGGTAAATCTTACCGAAAAAGATATTGAAGGGTTTTACTTTGGGTTTAGTAACAGAACCGTATGGCCCTTATTCCATTACTTTTTGGAATATTCCGAATTTGAACTGGAATTTTGGGATTCTTACAAAGCGGTAAACCAAAAATTTGCAAATGCCATTATTGAAAAATCCAATGAAGAGGATACTATTTGGGTGCATGACTATCAATTAATGCTGGTCCCACAAATGGTCAAGGAAAAAAGGCCCAACACCTCAATAGGTTTCTTTTTACATATACCTTTTCCATCATACGAGATTTTTAGAACGCTGCCTTGGAGAGAGGAGATTTTGGAAGGCCTACTAGGTTCCGACCTCATCGGTTTTCACACTTATGATTACGAACGACATTTTTTAAGTTCAGTAAGAAGGTTATTGGGATTAGAAGTCAGTTTTAATGACATTCATTTAGACAATCGCGTTATTAAAGTTGATTCCTTCCCTATGGGAATTGATTATAAAAAATTTAAGGACGCTGCCATTTCCCACGGAAAGAATACAAAAGAAAAACGTTCAGATTTTCAACAAAAGCTCGATAGTCATAAAGCCTCAGCTCCAGATACTAAACTAATTCTGTCCATTGATCGGTTGGATTATAGTAAGGGCATTGCAAAAAGAATTAACGCCTTTGAGTACTTTTTGAACAAGTATCCTGAATACAAAGAAAAAGTACGTTTGATTATCCTGGCGGTTCCTTCGCGATCCAACGTTCCCCAATATCAATTGCTCAAAAAAGAGATTGATGAATTGGTTGGAAGAATAAATGGGGAACTATCAACAGTTAACTGGACTCCTATTTGGTATTTTTATCGTTCTTTACCTTTTGAAAACCTAATAGATCTTTATGCTTCCAGTGACATTGCGTGGCTGACCCCGTTGCGTGACGGTATGAATTTGGTAGCCAAAGAATACGTTGCTACACGTATAGATAAAACAGGTGTATTGATCTTAAGTGAAATGGCCGGTTCTGCTTATGAAATGAACGAAGCGCTTTTGATTAACCCTAACAATTTTGAGCAACAGGCAGATACATTGAAGAGTGCTATAAACATGCCGAAAGAAGAGCAAATAGCGCGCAACATGTTTCTTCAAAATAGGTTAGAACGCTATAACGTTGAAGTATGGGCAAATGAATTTATGAATTCTCTTAAACAGAAAAGAGAAGTGATCGATACTTTTGTTTCCCAAAAAATCTCGGAAAACATTCTCGGAAAGATTGATAGCCAATATTCCAAAGCAAAAAAAAGACTCTTATTCTTAGATTATGATGGGACCTTGGTAGGGTTTCATAAAGACCCTCAAAAAGCTTCCCCGGATGAGGAATTATATACTCTTTTGGATAAGTTGCATAATCAAAAAGATACAACACTGTTCCTGATCAGTGGGAGAGACAAGCAAACTTTTACCCAATGGTTTGTGCCTAAAAAGTATAATATGATCGTGGAACATGGAGTATGGATTTCCAGAGGTGGTGAAGAATTTAAACTGCTAGAAAAGGTTAAGGGTGACTGGATGGAAAAAATAAGACCTGTCTTAGAGTCGTTCGTTGACAGAACGCCAGGTTCTTTTATTGAAGAAAAGAATTATTCCATGGCTTGGCATTATCGCAATACAGATCCGGATTTTGGAACAAAAAGAGCAACTGAGTTAAATACAGTTTTAACCAGTTTAATTGGCAACGACGACATTAGTGTGCTCAATGGCAACAAGGTAATGGAAGTAAAAAGTAGTAATGTCAATAAAGGAAGGGCTTCAGTACGCATTTTAGGAGAGGACAATTATGATTTTGTCTTTGCCATAGGTGATGACTGGACAGATGAATTTATGTTCCAGGAACTTCCAGATTCAG